GCTGATGCCCTATCGTATAAAGCATGGAAAAGTCACTAAAGAAGCGATGCAACGCGCGAATGACTTGATTGATATCGTAGGTTTGACGAAAGTAAAAGATAATAAATCGACAGATATCTCCGGTGGACAGCAACAGCGTGGCGCTATTGCCAGAAGCTTAATTAACAATCCGCGAATTATTTTAGGAGATGAGCCGACCGGTAACTTGGATTCCGAAACAACCCAAACTGTTTTCAAGTTACTAAAGGAAATCAACCGCGAATACAAATCAACCTTTATTCTGATTACACATGATCAAAGGGTTGCTCAACAAGCCGACCGTATCATCGAGATTAAAGATGGTCGAGTTAACATGGATATTTATAACAATTAATGCCAACAAAAAAAGACCATAATGGTCTTTTTTTGTTGGACTATTCGCCACT
This genomic interval from Jeotgalibaca porci contains the following:
- a CDS encoding ABC transporter ATP-binding protein, whose product is MPYRIKHGKVTKEAMQRANDLIDIVGLTKVKDNKSTDISGGQQQRGAIARSLINNPRIILGDEPTGNLDSETTQTVFKLLKEINREYKSTFILITHDQRVAQQADRIIEIKDGRVNMDIYNN